One Schistocerca piceifrons isolate TAMUIC-IGC-003096 chromosome 11, iqSchPice1.1, whole genome shotgun sequence genomic window carries:
- the LOC124720022 gene encoding ankyrin-3-like isoform X1 produces MCGPHGHIPKDLKLDSPLPPDNGEVVMAVTSTQDHSIATDLRTLLESGEGADVKLVVGDSELLAHSPILTARSPVFAAMLRNNMKEARSRQIEITDLQEDVLKQLLCFMYTDTAPQLASMLGEMIAAADKYDLPLLKEKCEEQIAQGLSVENAAAAALLAVLHSCPRLESAVVAFIATHPEVMTSAGWINVLLGNAEAAAQICSLVAAAAPRTRASSVEQTQDLAEKMIVAAKAARVDELQRLLGMGAPVDVRDNNGYTVLHLAVMNAGAELARRGRANTYAQVAAYTGAETVKCLLDGGAPANVKDKSLQTPLHAAAYRGDVKIMWTLLTASAKVDVKDRWGKTPLHWAAATDNVEAVRALLLAGANKDIRDHKGLLPIDVATAFTRELFSTY; encoded by the exons gagAGGTCGTAATGGCTGTAACAAGCACACAGGACCACAGTATCGCAACTGACCTGCGCACGCTGCTGGAATCGGGTGAGGGTGCGGACGTGAAGCTGGTGGTCGGTGACTCTGAGCTGCTGGCCCACAGTCCCATACTGACAGCGAGGAGTCCAGTTTTTGCTGCCATGTTGCGAAATAACATGAAAGAAGCCCGCAGCCGCCAAATTGAGATAACAGACTTGCAAGAAGATGTGCTAAAACAGCTGCTGTGTTTCATGTACACCGATACAGCTCCGCAGCTAGCGAGCATGCTGGGTGAAATGATAGCTGCCGCCGATAAATACGATCTGCCGTTGCTAAAAGAAAAGTGCGAGGAACAGATAGCGCAGGGCCTGAGTGTCGAGAATGCTGCAGCCGCCGCACTCCTCGCTGTGCTGCACTCCTGTCCGAGGCTCGAGAGTGCAGTCGTGGCCTTCATAGCGACCCACCCCGAGGTGATGACCTCTGCCGGCTGGATAAATGTCTTGCTGGGCAATGCGGAGGCTGCAGCTCAAATATGCAGTCTGGTGGCGGCAGCGGCGCCAAGAACCAG GGCATCATCTGTGGAGCAGACACAGGACTTGGCTGAGAAGATGATAGTGGCAGCTAAAGCTGCCCGAGTGGACGAGTTGCAGAGGCTGCTGGGAATGGGGGCACCAGTCGACGTGAGGGACAATAATGGGTACACCGTCTTGCATCTGGCAGTGATGAACGCAGGTGCAGAATTGGCTAGACGTGGCAGAGCGAACACCTACGCGCAAGTGGCAGCGTACACCGGTGCGGAAACTGTGAAGTGTCTTCTGGACGGGGGAGCACCTGCCAATGTGAAGGACAAGAGTCTGCAGACACCTCTGCACGCAGCTGCGTATCGGGGTGATGTGAAGATCATGTGGACACTGTTGACGGCATCGGCAAAGGTAGACGTTAAGGATCGTTGGGGGAAGACACCGCTCCACTGGGCTGCTGCCACAGACAATGTAGAAGCAGTGAGGGCACTGCTTCTGGCTGGAGCAAACAAGGATATAAGGGATCACAAAGGTCTTCTACCCATAGACGTAGCAACTGCATTCACTAGAGAACTATTCAGTACttactaa
- the LOC124720022 gene encoding poly [ADP-ribose] polymerase tankyrase-1-like isoform X2, which yields MAVTSTQDHSIATDLRTLLESGEGADVKLVVGDSELLAHSPILTARSPVFAAMLRNNMKEARSRQIEITDLQEDVLKQLLCFMYTDTAPQLASMLGEMIAAADKYDLPLLKEKCEEQIAQGLSVENAAAAALLAVLHSCPRLESAVVAFIATHPEVMTSAGWINVLLGNAEAAAQICSLVAAAAPRTRASSVEQTQDLAEKMIVAAKAARVDELQRLLGMGAPVDVRDNNGYTVLHLAVMNAGAELARRGRANTYAQVAAYTGAETVKCLLDGGAPANVKDKSLQTPLHAAAYRGDVKIMWTLLTASAKVDVKDRWGKTPLHWAAATDNVEAVRALLLAGANKDIRDHKGLLPIDVATAFTRELFSTY from the exons ATGGCTGTAACAAGCACACAGGACCACAGTATCGCAACTGACCTGCGCACGCTGCTGGAATCGGGTGAGGGTGCGGACGTGAAGCTGGTGGTCGGTGACTCTGAGCTGCTGGCCCACAGTCCCATACTGACAGCGAGGAGTCCAGTTTTTGCTGCCATGTTGCGAAATAACATGAAAGAAGCCCGCAGCCGCCAAATTGAGATAACAGACTTGCAAGAAGATGTGCTAAAACAGCTGCTGTGTTTCATGTACACCGATACAGCTCCGCAGCTAGCGAGCATGCTGGGTGAAATGATAGCTGCCGCCGATAAATACGATCTGCCGTTGCTAAAAGAAAAGTGCGAGGAACAGATAGCGCAGGGCCTGAGTGTCGAGAATGCTGCAGCCGCCGCACTCCTCGCTGTGCTGCACTCCTGTCCGAGGCTCGAGAGTGCAGTCGTGGCCTTCATAGCGACCCACCCCGAGGTGATGACCTCTGCCGGCTGGATAAATGTCTTGCTGGGCAATGCGGAGGCTGCAGCTCAAATATGCAGTCTGGTGGCGGCAGCGGCGCCAAGAACCAG GGCATCATCTGTGGAGCAGACACAGGACTTGGCTGAGAAGATGATAGTGGCAGCTAAAGCTGCCCGAGTGGACGAGTTGCAGAGGCTGCTGGGAATGGGGGCACCAGTCGACGTGAGGGACAATAATGGGTACACCGTCTTGCATCTGGCAGTGATGAACGCAGGTGCAGAATTGGCTAGACGTGGCAGAGCGAACACCTACGCGCAAGTGGCAGCGTACACCGGTGCGGAAACTGTGAAGTGTCTTCTGGACGGGGGAGCACCTGCCAATGTGAAGGACAAGAGTCTGCAGACACCTCTGCACGCAGCTGCGTATCGGGGTGATGTGAAGATCATGTGGACACTGTTGACGGCATCGGCAAAGGTAGACGTTAAGGATCGTTGGGGGAAGACACCGCTCCACTGGGCTGCTGCCACAGACAATGTAGAAGCAGTGAGGGCACTGCTTCTGGCTGGAGCAAACAAGGATATAAGGGATCACAAAGGTCTTCTACCCATAGACGTAGCAACTGCATTCACTAGAGAACTATTCAGTACttactaa